A single Streptomyces mirabilis DNA region contains:
- a CDS encoding alpha/beta fold hydrolase, producing the protein MLASFAHDHDGERLSCVSGDGDDGHGSGHGDGRGATATVVLLHGAGLGNKERLLPLLEEFVARGCRGLALDFSGHGESSGELKDLSLRRRFEQAVSVIDASVPADGPLILVGFSMSGQTVADLAAHYGRRVVALGLCAPAVYGAEAWQVPFGEGRSTSRSSEVESGGGRFSEIIRAPDSWRQAPALDVLRGYDGRAVLAVPGTDAVIPPAVTEAVTDALTARAQFTRLEFPDADHMLGLWLREHAADRARFVDAVLVGLGERGWTATRGWVAKQLPAGRSVRESTALRGGWSSQMRRLALDDGTGLVLRSFVKPFYRRHAPGLLTREASVLTLLAAYEDVPTPELQAVDAAAEHCDHPSLLMSSLPGGVRVDEEDLDRRIDLLAGQLARIHAVVPADRPRPYQAWTSPERVRVPRGVLWERAVDVIRREPPAYEGCFLHRDFHPGNVLFTGAGDALRISGVVDWVETSWGPADLDVAHCSTALALLHGEAYGLGFRARYEAHGGRRPADAEEHLYWRLLDALAYSPDAEKLAVPWRELGRTDLTPELLGERLTAYVTGLFELYG; encoded by the coding sequence ATGCTCGCCTCCTTCGCACACGACCACGACGGTGAACGACTGAGCTGCGTCAGCGGCGACGGTGACGACGGCCATGGCAGCGGCCATGGCGATGGCCGAGGCGCCACGGCCACCGTCGTCCTGCTGCACGGCGCGGGCCTCGGCAACAAGGAGCGACTGCTGCCGCTGCTGGAGGAGTTCGTGGCACGCGGCTGCCGGGGCCTCGCCCTCGACTTCTCCGGGCATGGCGAAAGTTCGGGCGAACTCAAGGACCTGAGCCTGCGCCGACGCTTCGAGCAGGCCGTCTCCGTCATCGACGCGTCGGTCCCGGCGGACGGTCCGCTGATCCTCGTCGGGTTCAGCATGAGCGGCCAGACGGTGGCCGATCTCGCCGCGCACTACGGGCGGCGCGTGGTGGCGCTGGGCCTGTGCGCGCCCGCGGTGTACGGCGCCGAGGCGTGGCAGGTTCCGTTCGGGGAGGGCAGGAGTACCTCCCGCTCGAGCGAGGTCGAGAGTGGGGGAGGGCGCTTCAGCGAGATCATCCGGGCGCCGGACAGCTGGCGGCAGGCCCCCGCGCTCGATGTGCTGCGCGGGTACGACGGCCGTGCGGTCCTCGCCGTACCCGGTACGGACGCCGTCATCCCGCCCGCCGTCACCGAGGCCGTGACGGACGCGCTCACCGCCCGTGCCCAGTTCACCCGGCTCGAATTCCCCGATGCCGACCACATGCTGGGCCTGTGGCTGCGCGAACACGCCGCCGACCGGGCGCGGTTCGTGGACGCCGTACTCGTGGGACTGGGTGAGCGGGGGTGGACCGCGACCCGCGGCTGGGTGGCCAAACAGCTTCCGGCCGGCAGGAGCGTACGGGAGTCCACGGCCCTGCGCGGCGGCTGGAGCTCCCAGATGCGCCGGCTCGCCCTCGACGACGGTACGGGTCTGGTGCTGCGGTCGTTCGTGAAGCCCTTCTACCGCCGTCATGCGCCCGGCCTGCTGACCCGCGAGGCGTCCGTCCTCACCCTGCTCGCCGCGTACGAGGACGTGCCCACGCCCGAGCTCCAGGCCGTCGACGCCGCCGCCGAACACTGCGACCACCCCTCGCTGTTGATGTCCTCGCTGCCGGGCGGGGTACGGGTCGACGAGGAGGACCTGGACCGGCGCATCGACCTGCTGGCCGGCCAACTGGCCCGTATCCACGCGGTGGTTCCCGCCGACCGCCCGCGCCCCTACCAGGCATGGACCTCGCCCGAACGCGTCCGTGTGCCCCGGGGCGTGCTGTGGGAGCGGGCCGTGGACGTGATCCGGCGCGAACCCCCGGCGTACGAAGGGTGTTTCCTGCACCGGGACTTCCATCCCGGCAACGTGCTCTTCACCGGCGCGGGCGACGCGCTGCGGATCAGCGGGGTGGTCGACTGGGTGGAGACCTCGTGGGGGCCCGCCGACCTGGACGTGGCCCACTGCTCCACGGCCCTCGCGCTGCTGCACGGGGAGGCGTACGGCCTGGGGTTCCGCGCGCGGTACGAGGCACACGGCGGACGCCGACCGGCCGACGCCGAGGAGCACTTGTACTGGCGGCTGCTGGACGCTCTGGCCTACTCCCCCGACGCCGAGAAGCTCGCGGTGCCGTGGCGGGAACTGGGGCGCACGGACCTGACCCCCGAGCTGCTGGGCGAACGGCTGACGGCGTATGTGACCGGACTGTTCGAGCTGTACGGCTGA
- the pspAB gene encoding PspA-associated protein PspAB — translation MGFLDILLGRTKAVAPDLDQLFGLPSAAVTLQAAAGFTPTGTGAVCFASVEGGAFAQAHQEVQELLDADAERTGPPVEVSRDEYGYSWLVSRREPDDLPALVGDLHAVNSALEGSGFGPQLLCSVAGFQDTGQRRLGLVYLYKRGTFYPFAPLAGEAQRRDNALELQVKAALADDLRIEQDLSRWFPIWGAPGL, via the coding sequence ATGGGGTTCCTGGACATCCTGCTCGGGCGCACCAAGGCCGTCGCGCCCGATCTCGACCAGCTCTTCGGGCTGCCGTCGGCGGCCGTGACCCTGCAGGCCGCCGCCGGGTTCACCCCGACCGGGACGGGCGCGGTGTGTTTCGCGAGCGTCGAGGGCGGGGCCTTCGCCCAGGCACACCAGGAGGTGCAGGAGCTGCTCGACGCGGATGCCGAACGCACGGGTCCGCCGGTGGAGGTCAGCCGGGACGAGTACGGGTATTCGTGGCTGGTCTCGCGGCGGGAACCGGACGATCTGCCCGCGCTGGTCGGTGATCTGCACGCGGTCAACAGCGCGCTGGAGGGCAGCGGCTTCGGACCGCAGCTGCTCTGCTCCGTGGCCGGCTTCCAGGACACCGGGCAGCGACGGCTCGGGCTCGTCTACCTCTACAAGCGCGGCACCTTCTATCCCTTCGCACCGCTGGCAGGCGAGGCCCAACGGCGCGACAACGCGCTGGAACTGCAGGTCAAGGCCGCGCTCGCGGACGATCTGCGGATCGAGCAGGACCTCAGCCGCTGGTTCCCCATCTGGGGCGCCCCGGGTCTGTGA
- the htpX gene encoding zinc metalloprotease HtpX has product MQSRFRSDPRLTVRMTVTLFLLGLLYVAFVAALIVLLKSWVLVVVVAALVLGAQYWFSDRIALYAMHGRIVEREEYPQLHGVVDRLCAVADMPKPLVAVSDIDMPNAFATGRNADHAVLCVTTGLLRRLEPDELEGVLAHELSHVAHKDVAVITVASFLGVIAGLIVRFAFYSQLFGGRGRKDQNTVAIFMAVMAVSAAVYAISFLLIRALSRYRELAADRSAALLTGRPSALASALTKVSGDIARIPTKDLRTAQAFNAFYFTPALGAEPGIAKLFSTHPSLEQRLEQLGRISAELGEAATPENTA; this is encoded by the coding sequence ATGCAGAGCCGGTTCCGGAGCGATCCGCGGTTGACCGTACGCATGACGGTCACGCTGTTCCTGCTCGGATTGCTGTACGTGGCCTTCGTCGCCGCGTTGATCGTGCTGCTGAAGTCCTGGGTGCTGGTCGTGGTCGTCGCGGCCCTGGTTCTCGGCGCGCAGTACTGGTTCTCGGACCGGATCGCGCTCTACGCGATGCACGGCCGGATCGTGGAGCGCGAGGAGTATCCGCAGCTGCACGGGGTCGTCGACCGGCTGTGTGCCGTCGCCGACATGCCGAAGCCACTGGTCGCCGTGTCGGACATCGACATGCCGAACGCGTTCGCGACCGGGCGGAACGCCGATCACGCGGTCCTCTGCGTGACCACCGGGCTGCTGCGGCGGCTGGAGCCCGACGAGCTGGAGGGCGTGCTCGCGCACGAGCTGTCGCACGTGGCGCACAAGGACGTCGCCGTGATCACCGTGGCCTCGTTCCTCGGGGTGATCGCCGGGCTGATCGTGCGGTTCGCCTTCTACTCGCAGCTCTTCGGCGGGCGCGGCCGCAAGGACCAGAACACCGTGGCGATCTTCATGGCGGTGATGGCCGTCTCCGCGGCCGTGTACGCGATCAGCTTCCTGCTCATCCGGGCCCTGTCCCGGTACCGCGAGCTGGCCGCCGACCGGTCCGCCGCCCTGCTCACCGGCCGACCCTCGGCGCTGGCGTCCGCGCTGACGAAGGTCTCCGGGGACATCGCGCGGATCCCGACCAAGGACCTGCGGACGGCACAGGCGTTCAACGCGTTCTACTTCACGCCGGCCCTCGGTGCCGAACCGGGGATCGCGAAGCTCTTCTCGACCCACCCCAGCCTGGAGCAGCGGCTCGAACAACTGGGCAGGATCTCGGCGGAACTGGGTGAGGCGGCGACTCCGGAAAACACCGCCTGA
- the glnA gene encoding type I glutamate--ammonia ligase — MFQNADEAKKFIADEDVKFVDVRFCDLPGVMQHFTIPAEAFDPAEELAFDGSSIRGFQAIHESDMALRADLSTARVDPFRRDKTVNINFFIHDPITGEQYSRDPRNVAKKAEAYLASTGIADTAFFGPEAEFYVFDSVRFDTKSNEAFYHIDSEAGAWNTGALEDNRGYKVRYKGGYFPTPPVDHFADLRAEISLELAKSGLQVERQHHEVGTAGQAEINYKFNTLLAAADDLQLFKYIVKNVAWRNGKTATFMPKPIFGDNGSGMHVHQSLWANGDPLFYDEAGYAGLSDTARYYIGGILKHAPSLLAFTNPTVNSYHRLVPGFEAPVNLVYSQRNRSAAMRIPITGSNPKAKRVEFRAPDSSGNPYLAFSALLLAGLDGIKNKVEPAEPIDKDLYELAPEEHAGVAQVPTSLPAVLDRLEADHEFLLAGDVFTSDLIETWIDYKRTNEIAPLQLRPHPHEFELYYDV; from the coding sequence ATGTTCCAGAACGCCGACGAGGCCAAGAAGTTCATCGCGGACGAGGACGTCAAGTTCGTCGACGTCCGCTTCTGCGACCTGCCGGGCGTGATGCAGCACTTCACGATCCCGGCCGAGGCCTTCGACCCGGCCGAGGAGCTCGCGTTCGACGGTTCCTCGATCCGCGGTTTCCAGGCCATCCACGAGTCCGACATGGCGCTCCGCGCCGACCTGTCCACCGCGCGCGTCGACCCCTTCCGCCGCGACAAGACGGTCAACATCAACTTCTTCATCCACGACCCGATCACGGGCGAGCAGTACTCCCGTGACCCGCGCAACGTGGCGAAGAAGGCCGAGGCCTACCTCGCGTCGACCGGCATCGCCGACACCGCGTTCTTCGGCCCCGAGGCCGAGTTCTACGTCTTCGACAGCGTGCGCTTCGACACCAAGTCGAACGAGGCCTTCTACCACATCGACTCCGAGGCCGGCGCCTGGAACACCGGTGCCCTCGAGGACAACCGTGGTTACAAGGTCCGCTACAAGGGCGGCTACTTCCCGACCCCGCCGGTCGACCACTTCGCCGACCTGCGTGCCGAGATCTCCCTGGAGCTGGCCAAGTCCGGCCTCCAGGTCGAGCGCCAGCACCACGAGGTGGGCACCGCCGGCCAGGCCGAGATCAACTACAAGTTCAACACGCTGCTCGCCGCGGCCGACGACCTCCAGCTCTTCAAGTACATCGTGAAGAACGTCGCCTGGCGCAACGGCAAGACCGCGACCTTCATGCCGAAGCCGATCTTCGGCGACAACGGCTCGGGCATGCACGTCCACCAGTCGCTGTGGGCCAACGGCGACCCGCTGTTCTACGACGAGGCCGGTTACGCGGGCCTCTCGGACACCGCCCGCTACTACATCGGCGGCATCCTCAAGCACGCCCCGTCGCTGCTCGCCTTCACGAACCCGACGGTGAACTCGTACCACCGTCTGGTCCCCGGCTTCGAAGCCCCGGTCAACCTGGTGTACTCGCAGCGCAACCGCTCCGCGGCCATGCGTATCCCGATCACCGGTTCGAACCCGAAGGCCAAGCGCGTCGAGTTCCGTGCGCCCGACTCCTCCGGCAACCCGTACCTGGCCTTCTCCGCCCTGCTGCTCGCGGGCCTCGACGGCATCAAGAACAAGGTCGAGCCGGCCGAGCCGATCGACAAGGACCTCTACGAGCTCGCCCCCGAGGAGCACGCGGGCGTCGCCCAGGTCCCGACCTCCCTCCCGGCCGTCCTCGACCGCCTCGAGGCCGACCACGAGTTCCTGCTCGCGGGCGACGTCTTCACGTCCGACCTGATCGAGACGTGGATCGACTACAAGCGCACGAACGAGATCGCGCCGCTGCAGCTTCGTCCGCACCCGCACGAGTTCGAGCTGTACTACGACGTCTAA
- a CDS encoding RDD family protein, translating to MDNRQAIGSWLSGPRAALEDAGADLGYRGEQLGLPEQGPGSIARPGRRLGALVIDWALCLLIAYGLLTHGYKPGSTGNWALLVFFVLGVLTVGTVGFTPGKRLLGLRIVPEGGGRLNPLRVLLRTALLCVAIPALIWDRDGRGLHDRMARTIEVRA from the coding sequence GTGGACAACAGGCAAGCAATCGGATCGTGGCTCTCCGGACCCCGCGCGGCCCTGGAGGACGCCGGTGCCGACCTCGGATACCGAGGCGAACAGCTGGGTCTGCCGGAACAGGGCCCCGGCTCCATCGCCCGCCCCGGCCGCAGGCTGGGCGCCCTCGTCATCGACTGGGCCCTGTGCCTGTTGATCGCATACGGACTGCTCACCCACGGCTACAAGCCGGGGTCGACGGGCAACTGGGCCCTGCTCGTCTTCTTCGTCCTGGGCGTCCTGACCGTCGGTACGGTCGGCTTCACCCCGGGCAAGCGCCTCCTGGGCCTGCGGATCGTCCCCGAGGGCGGCGGCCGTCTCAACCCGCTGCGTGTCCTGCTGCGCACCGCCCTGCTGTGCGTGGCCATCCCCGCCCTGATCTGGGACCGCGACGGCCGGGGCCTGCACGACCGCATGGCCCGCACGATCGAGGTCCGGGCCTAG
- a CDS encoding DUF4191 domain-containing protein yields the protein MARKETAADAANPGRLKQIALTYKMTRKADSKIGLVLAAVGIVTFGVFLAIGLLIDHPYYLGILGLLLAFLATAIVFGRRAERAAFGQMEGQPGAAAAVLDNIGRGWTTTPAVAMNRSQDVVHRAVGKAGIVLVAEGNPNRVKSLLAAEKKKMARIVADVPVHDVLVGTGEGRVELKKLRTTMLKFPRVLTGPQVTATNDRLRAMGDLMSNMPLPKGPMPKGMRMPRGGPKAR from the coding sequence ATGGCGAGGAAGGAAACTGCAGCGGACGCTGCGAACCCCGGGCGACTCAAGCAGATCGCTCTGACCTACAAGATGACTCGCAAGGCCGACTCCAAGATCGGTCTTGTACTCGCGGCAGTCGGAATCGTCACCTTCGGTGTCTTCCTCGCGATCGGCCTCTTGATCGACCACCCGTACTACCTGGGCATTCTCGGCCTTCTGCTCGCCTTCCTCGCGACGGCGATCGTCTTCGGGCGCAGGGCCGAGCGAGCCGCGTTCGGGCAGATGGAAGGCCAGCCGGGCGCAGCCGCGGCCGTGCTGGACAACATCGGCCGGGGCTGGACCACGACTCCGGCGGTGGCGATGAACCGCAGCCAGGACGTGGTGCACCGCGCGGTCGGCAAGGCCGGCATCGTGCTGGTGGCCGAGGGCAACCCGAACCGGGTGAAGAGCCTGCTGGCGGCCGAGAAGAAGAAGATGGCGCGGATCGTCGCCGATGTGCCCGTGCACGACGTGCTCGTGGGCACCGGTGAGGGTCGGGTCGAGCTGAAGAAGCTCCGCACCACGATGCTGAAGTTCCCCCGCGTCCTGACCGGCCCGCAGGTGACGGCCACCAACGACCGGTTGCGCGCGATGGGCGACCTGATGAGCAACATGCCCCTTCCGAAGGGTCCGATGCCCAAGGGCATGCGGATGCCGCGCGGCGGACCGAAGGCCCGCTGA